The proteins below come from a single Xiphophorus hellerii strain 12219 chromosome 14, Xiphophorus_hellerii-4.1, whole genome shotgun sequence genomic window:
- the LOC116733153 gene encoding gastrula zinc finger protein XlCGF8.2DB-like — translation MKIHTGERPFSCETCGKGFRSKPQLLRHRRIHTDERPFSCETCGKGFRSKPQLLRHRRIHTNERPFSCENCGKAFRSKPQLLFHMKIHTGERPFSCGTCGKRFYRQCSLTRHMRIHTGEKPFKCTHCGKSFRNRSGLYPHMTTHTNEKPYSCGTCGKRFRHKDTLTSHMRTHTGERPFSCGTCGKSYKIRNSLIGHIQTHTSERLFSCGTCGKRFSQKKHLTSHMWTHTSEKPFSCGTCGKGFHKKRLFK, via the coding sequence ATGAAGATTCACACAGGAGAGAGGCCTTTCTCATGCGAGACCTGTGGAAAAGGATTCCGGTCCAAGCCTCAGTTACTTCGTCACAGGAGGATTCACACAGATGAGAGGCCTTTCTCATGCGAGACCTGTGGAAAAGGATTCCGGTCCAAGCCTCAGTTACTTCGTCACAGGAGGATTCACACAAATGAGAGGCCTTTCTCATGCGAGAACTGTGGAAAAGCATTCCGGTCCAAGCCTCAGTTACTTTTTCACATGAAgattcatacaggtgagagacctttctcatgtgggacttgtggaaaacgtttctaTCGACAATGCAGTCTAACTCGTCACATGAgaattcatacaggtgagaagcctttcaaATGTAcacactgtggaaaaagtttcagaaacagAAGTGGTTTATATCCTCACATGACAACGCATACTAATGAGAAGCCTTactcttgtgggacttgtggaaaaaggtTTCGTCACAAAGACACTTTAACTAGTCACATGAGGACTCATACAGGTGAAAGGCCTTTttcatgtgggacctgtggaaaaagttacaaaatcaGAAACAGTTTAATTGGACACATACAGACACATACTAGTGAGAGGcttttctcttgtgggacctgtggaaaaaggttcagtcaaaaaaagcatttaactTCTCACATGTGGACTCATACAAGTGAGAAGCCATTctcttgtgggacctgtggaaaaggtttccataaaaaaaggttatttaaatGA